In Candidatus Vesicomyosocius okutanii, one DNA window encodes the following:
- the cysG gene encoding siroheme synthase CysG, whose translation MNYLPIFIDIKQKPCLVVGGGSIAYRKINLLLKAYGQVTCIAKSSCKNVAKLVNNKKIIYIERSFESSDVNGQVLIISATNNATLNKKVSELASQNNIPVNVIDSPDLCTFIMPSIVDRSPILIAISSAGKAPVLARIIRAKLESTLPHAYGKLAELAGNFRDQVKAKFSRIEDKRYFWEEIFSGIIAEKVFSGKIQEAKADLQAQLNNTVEAQVGAVYLVGGGPGDPDLLTFRALRLMQQADVVLYDRLVSDRVMELVRRDAQLIYVGKECDNHAVPQGDINQLLVDLAKEGRRVCRLKGGDPFIFGRGGEEIETLAENGIPFQVVPGITAASGCSTYSGIPLTHRDYSQSCRFVTGHLKDGSMNLPWHELAIEQQTIVFYMALNSVEYLSGQLIIHNMRPDMPVALVEKGTTPEQKVYITTLKELPNLVENETIHAPTLIIIGEVVKLREKLNWFDAKPISSKK comes from the coding sequence ATGAATTATCTACCTATTTTTATTGATATTAAGCAAAAACCTTGTTTAGTTGTTGGTGGTGGTTCTATTGCTTATCGTAAAATCAATCTTTTGTTAAAAGCTTATGGTCAGGTAACTTGTATTGCAAAAAGTAGTTGTAAAAATGTAGCTAAATTAGTTAATAACAAAAAAATTATTTACATTGAAAGAAGTTTTGAGTCGTCTGATGTTAATGGACAAGTTTTGATTATTTCGGCTACAAATAACGCGACTCTTAATAAGAAAGTATCTGAGCTGGCTAGTCAAAATAATATTCCTGTAAATGTAATTGATTCCCCGGATTTATGTACGTTTATTATGCCTTCAATTGTGGATAGATCTCCTATTTTGATTGCTATTTCATCAGCAGGAAAAGCTCCAGTATTAGCGCGTATAATTCGCGCAAAGTTAGAAAGTACACTGCCACATGCGTATGGTAAGTTAGCAGAATTAGCAGGTAATTTTAGAGACCAAGTTAAGGCAAAGTTTAGCAGAATTGAAGATAAAAGATACTTTTGGGAAGAAATCTTTTCTGGTATTATTGCTGAGAAAGTATTTTCAGGAAAAATTCAGGAAGCCAAAGCAGATTTGCAGGCACAACTTAATAATACTGTTGAAGCTCAAGTAGGTGCAGTTTATTTAGTAGGTGGTGGGCCTGGTGATCCTGATTTATTAACTTTTAGGGCTTTACGTCTTATGCAACAGGCAGACGTAGTTTTATATGACCGATTAGTTTCAGATAGAGTAATGGAGTTGGTTAGACGTGATGCACAATTGATTTATGTTGGTAAAGAATGTGATAATCATGCTGTTCCACAAGGTGATATTAATCAATTGTTGGTAGATTTAGCTAAAGAAGGTAGAAGAGTCTGTCGTCTTAAAGGAGGAGATCCTTTTATCTTTGGTCGTGGTGGTGAGGAGATTGAAACGTTGGCTGAAAATGGTATACCATTTCAAGTAGTACCTGGTATTACAGCAGCTTCTGGTTGTTCTACTTATTCAGGTATTCCATTAACACATAGAGATTATTCACAATCTTGCCGTTTTGTGACAGGACATTTAAAAGATGGTAGTATGAATTTGCCTTGGCATGAGTTAGCGATTGAACAACAAACCATTGTATTTTATATGGCGCTTAATAGTGTAGAGTATTTATCAGGACAGTTAATCATACATAATATGCGTCCAGATATGCCAGTGGCATTAGTTGAAAAAGGGACGACACCTGAGCAAAAGGTTTACATAACAACTTTAAAAGAATTACCAAATTTAGTAGAAAATGAAACCATCCACGCCCCCACTTTAATTATTATTGGAGAGGTAGTGAAATTAAGAGAAAAATTAAACTGGTTCGATGCTAAACCCATATCATCTAAAAAATAA
- a CDS encoding heme lyase CcmF/NrfE family subunit: MLIEIGHFALVLALVFAMLQVILPTIGMIKYDVVLSSLSRPLLWMQFFWILIAFVILVNAFVVDDFSVRYVASNSNTQLPNIFKMSAIWGAHEGSLLLWALILAAWSVAVSLFSRRLPVEVLNHILIILGLISIGFLLFLLLTSNPFERLDIVPLQGRELNPLLQDFGLIIHPPMLYMGYVGMAIPFAFVVSSLIRGQLDSTWLRWSRPWTLIAWAFLTLGITLGSWWAYYELGWGGWWFWDPVENASFMPWLVATALVHSLSVSEKRSAFKHWTVLLAISSFSLSLLGTFLVRSGILTSVHSFATDPDRGLFVLIFLVIVIGGSLVLYAWRATLLMQSSNTFSLLSRESGLLVNNILLVASMLSVFLGTFYPLLLDALGLGKISVGAPYFGSVFVPIMILAILIMAIIPFLRWKEDTTQRVVDLLKRVWIGVGLLFVISVFLIDNILVLLAVFLFIWIVSHSLVLLFQRLGQKGSINLAFIGMIFAHIGIAVFLLGATVTTQYGVEKDIQMEIDKPITIKGYDFIFKGVTRLFGPNYQGNKGHVEVYFEDEKIADLRPEKRQYTTGMPMTEASIDSSLYRDIYIALGESLEDDSWSLRIYYKPLVRWIWLGGLLISLGALLSAFDRRYRLRIKE; the protein is encoded by the coding sequence ATGTTAATTGAAATTGGACATTTTGCATTGGTACTTGCGTTGGTGTTTGCAATGTTACAAGTGATTTTACCAACTATAGGTATGATTAAGTACGATGTTGTACTTTCTAGCTTATCTAGACCCTTGTTATGGATGCAATTCTTTTGGATACTGATTGCTTTTGTTATTCTTGTTAATGCTTTTGTTGTGGATGATTTCTCTGTTAGATACGTAGCAAGTAATTCAAATACTCAATTGCCCAATATTTTTAAAATGTCAGCTATTTGGGGTGCACATGAGGGGTCTTTGTTATTATGGGCTTTGATTTTAGCCGCTTGGAGTGTAGCAGTATCTTTATTTTCTAGACGTTTACCTGTTGAAGTATTAAACCATATTTTAATTATTCTTGGTTTAATTAGTATTGGGTTTTTGTTGTTTTTGTTATTAACTTCTAATCCTTTTGAGCGTTTAGATATTGTGCCATTACAAGGCCGAGAACTTAACCCTTTGTTACAAGATTTTGGTTTAATTATTCATCCCCCTATGTTGTATATGGGTTATGTGGGAATGGCTATCCCTTTTGCTTTTGTTGTATCATCACTGATTCGTGGACAGTTAGATTCTACTTGGCTTAGGTGGTCACGCCCTTGGACGTTAATAGCATGGGCATTTTTAACGCTTGGAATCACACTTGGTTCTTGGTGGGCGTATTATGAACTTGGTTGGGGTGGTTGGTGGTTCTGGGATCCAGTAGAAAATGCTTCATTTATGCCATGGTTAGTGGCAACAGCATTGGTTCATTCTTTAAGTGTGAGTGAAAAGCGCAGTGCATTTAAACACTGGACTGTTCTATTGGCTATTTCTAGTTTTTCGTTAAGTTTATTAGGTACTTTTTTAGTTAGATCAGGTATCCTTACTTCAGTGCATTCATTTGCTACTGACCCTGATAGGGGTTTATTTGTTTTGATATTTTTAGTGATTGTGATTGGTGGCTCGTTAGTATTATATGCTTGGCGTGCTACTTTACTCATGCAAAGTAGTAATACCTTTTCTCTTTTATCAAGAGAGAGCGGTTTACTAGTTAACAATATATTATTAGTAGCTTCAATGTTAAGTGTTTTTTTAGGCACATTCTATCCACTACTATTGGATGCATTAGGTTTGGGTAAAATTTCAGTAGGCGCACCTTATTTTGGTTCAGTGTTTGTACCTATTATGATTTTGGCAATATTGATTATGGCGATTATCCCCTTTTTACGTTGGAAGGAAGATACTACACAAAGAGTGGTTGACTTACTAAAGCGGGTTTGGATAGGTGTAGGTTTGTTGTTTGTGATTAGTGTATTTTTGATCGATAATATTTTAGTTTTGCTAGCCGTTTTTTTATTTATTTGGATAGTTTCACATTCATTAGTACTTTTGTTTCAAAGGTTAGGACAAAAAGGCAGTATAAATCTTGCTTTCATTGGCATGATCTTTGCTCATATTGGTATTGCCGTATTCTTATTAGGTGCTACAGTTACAACCCAATACGGCGTTGAAAAAGATATACAAATGGAAATTGACAAACCAATAACTATAAAAGGTTATGACTTTATTTTTAAAGGTGTGACACGTTTATTTGGTCCAAATTATCAAGGAAATAAAGGTCATGTAGAGGTTTATTTTGAGGATGAAAAAATAGCAGATTTGAGACCTGAAAAACGCCAATACACTACAGGTATGCCAATGACTGAAGCGAGTATTGATTCATCATTATATCGTGATATTTATATTGCATTAGGTGAATCCTTAGAAGATGATTCATGGAGTTTAAGAATTTATTATAAACCTCTTGTGCGCTGGATTTGGTTGGGAGGTTTATTGATTTCATTAGGTGCGTTACTAAGTGCATTTGACAGAAGATATCGATTGAGAATAAAAGAATGA
- a CDS encoding YgaP family membrane protein, with amino-acid sequence MTINNVVSAVAGVVIIISLLLGAQEISPFAYNSNWLWLTVFVGFNLFQSAFTGFCPAAIIAKKLGAK; translated from the coding sequence ATGACAATCAATAATGTTGTATCAGCAGTAGCTGGTGTCGTTATTATTATCTCATTACTATTAGGTGCACAAGAAATAAGTCCATTTGCTTATAATTCCAATTGGTTATGGTTAACAGTATTTGTTGGTTTTAATCTGTTTCAATCAGCATTTACAGGATTTTGTCCAGCGGCAATCATTGCAAAAAAACTTGGTGCTAAATAA
- a CDS encoding HdaA/DnaA family protein yields MNQLGLPLLLNSKILLSNFIGNKNQQVLDFVNRLFTQKRSAVVFISGTKSSGKTHLLQGCAFSALDKKLNVAYIDIKQELPKGIISDLTSVDWICIDNVDCLSITQQQALFDLYNRNKPTSVKLIIAASSSPNELNLLKDLKTRLSLAVAFTLEVLNDEQKILIIERKMADKNININSKVYHYLFKVFSRDLNDILNVISVLEEASLQQKSNISIPFVKQILGI; encoded by the coding sequence ATGAATCAACTTGGATTGCCACTTTTATTGAATTCAAAAATATTATTATCTAATTTTATTGGTAATAAAAATCAGCAAGTTTTAGATTTTGTTAACAGGTTGTTTACTCAAAAAAGATCAGCCGTTGTCTTTATTTCAGGCACTAAATCTAGTGGTAAAACGCACTTATTACAAGGTTGTGCTTTTAGCGCGCTAGATAAGAAGTTAAATGTTGCTTATATTGACATAAAGCAAGAGTTGCCAAAAGGAATAATAAGTGATTTAACTTCTGTTGACTGGATTTGTATTGATAATGTTGATTGTTTAAGTATTACTCAACAACAAGCTTTATTTGATTTATATAATAGAAATAAGCCAACTAGTGTTAAGTTAATTATTGCTGCAAGCAGTTCACCTAATGAATTGAACTTGTTAAAGGATTTGAAAACACGCTTGTCTTTAGCGGTTGCTTTTACATTGGAAGTGCTTAATGATGAACAAAAAATTCTTATTATTGAGCGTAAAATGGCGGATAAAAATATCAATATAAATAGCAAAGTCTATCATTATTTGTTTAAAGTTTTTTCACGTGATTTGAATGATATTCTGAATGTAATTAGTGTTTTAGAAGAAGCTTCATTGCAACAAAAGAGTAATATTTCTATTCCTTTTGTCAAACAAATATTAGGTATTTAA
- the uvrA gene encoding excinuclease ABC subunit UvrA has translation MDQISIRGARVHNLKNIDIDIPRNKLIVITGLSGSGKSSLAFDTIYAEGHRRYVESLSAYARQFLSLMEKPDVDHIEGLSPAISIEQKSTSHNPRSTVGTITEIYDYLRLLFARIGIPICPKHKINLESQTISQMVNNIVKLPIGRKIMLLAPIVQNRKGSHVQLLKELNQQGFLRARIDGVVVYIDEMEVLNSKVNHSIEIVVDRLKIREDMISRLSESLETALNLSAGLVRIAPMEYESSLQEKVFSAKFSCIECGYSLSELEPRLFSFNNPVGACQTCDGLGVRDTFDEQKVVVSPSMSLADGAVYGWGRSNAYFYQILMLVGKYYGFSIETPYEQLSNKHKKIVLYGSGTDDIDFSRIKGRKGWSNKAKPFEGIIPRMMRRYETSEINSVREELSRYVVSKNCTECHGDRLNESARNVFIDEQNLSNITKLSIADIYSFLKEVKLEGVRGQIAEKILKEIIQRLEFLINVGLEYLSLDRRANSLSGGEAQRIRLASQIGAGLMGVLYVLDEPSIGLHQRDNQKLLNTLAYLRDIGNTVIMIEHDEEAIKQADYVIDIGPGAGVHGGEIVAIGIPKDIENNLKSLTGDYLSGRQSIKVPTKRKSANQWIRIKGAKGNSLNNVDLSIPIGVLTCVTGVSGSGKSTLINDTLYALAARELHHAQITPAEYESVEGLNYLDKIVNIDQSPIGRTPRSNPATYTGVFSLVRDLFSQTLEAKLRGYKAGRFSFNVKGGRCEACKGDGLIKVEMHFLSDIYVSCDVCQGQRYNQQTLEVFYKGKSISQVLGMTVEQAIRFFQSISKIKQKLQTLMEVGLSYITLGQNATTLSGGEAQRIKLAKELSRMDTGRTLYILDEPTTGLHFHDIKLLLSVINRLCERNNTIVIIEHNLDVIKTADWIIDLGPEGGNKGGQIIAFGTPEEVAQVKESYTGEYLKTYV, from the coding sequence ATGGATCAAATTAGTATTCGTGGTGCTAGAGTTCACAATTTAAAAAATATCGATATTGATATTCCTAGAAATAAATTGATTGTAATTACTGGACTATCTGGATCAGGTAAATCTTCATTAGCTTTTGATACTATTTATGCAGAAGGACATCGTCGTTATGTAGAGTCTTTATCAGCTTATGCACGTCAATTTTTATCACTCATGGAAAAACCTGATGTTGATCATATTGAAGGGTTATCTCCAGCTATCTCTATTGAGCAAAAATCCACTTCACATAATCCACGCTCAACAGTTGGTACAATTACTGAAATTTATGACTATTTAAGATTATTGTTTGCACGTATTGGTATTCCTATTTGCCCAAAACACAAAATTAATCTTGAATCTCAAACCATTTCTCAAATGGTTAATAATATTGTTAAATTACCAATTGGTAGAAAAATTATGTTGTTAGCACCTATTGTTCAGAACCGTAAAGGTAGCCATGTACAATTATTAAAAGAGTTAAATCAGCAAGGTTTTTTAAGGGCTAGAATTGATGGTGTAGTTGTGTATATAGATGAAATGGAAGTATTGAATAGTAAGGTTAATCATAGTATTGAAATTGTAGTTGATCGTTTAAAAATACGAGAAGATATGATTTCACGTTTATCTGAATCATTAGAAACTGCACTTAATTTAAGCGCAGGTTTGGTACGCATTGCACCTATGGAATATGAATCATCTTTGCAAGAAAAGGTATTTTCCGCTAAGTTTTCTTGTATTGAATGCGGTTACTCATTAAGTGAATTGGAGCCTAGGCTTTTCTCATTTAATAATCCAGTTGGTGCTTGCCAAACTTGTGATGGACTGGGTGTGAGAGATACATTTGATGAACAAAAAGTTGTAGTTAGTCCTAGTATGAGTTTAGCAGATGGGGCAGTTTATGGTTGGGGACGCTCAAATGCTTATTTTTATCAAATATTAATGTTAGTAGGTAAGTATTACGGCTTTAGTATTGAAACACCTTATGAACAATTAAGTAATAAGCACAAAAAAATTGTCCTTTATGGGAGTGGCACAGATGATATTGACTTTTCAAGAATCAAAGGACGTAAGGGTTGGTCTAATAAAGCTAAGCCATTTGAGGGTATTATTCCAAGAATGATGCGTCGTTATGAAACAAGTGAGATTAATAGCGTTAGAGAAGAGCTTTCTCGTTATGTTGTTAGTAAGAATTGTACTGAATGTCATGGCGATAGATTAAATGAATCAGCTAGAAATGTGTTTATTGATGAGCAAAATTTATCAAATATTACTAAGCTTTCTATTGCTGATATTTATAGTTTTTTAAAAGAGGTAAAGCTGGAAGGAGTTCGTGGTCAAATTGCGGAAAAAATTTTAAAAGAAATTATTCAACGTTTAGAATTTTTAATTAATGTGGGGTTAGAGTATTTAAGTCTTGATCGTAGAGCAAATAGCTTATCAGGTGGTGAGGCACAGCGTATTCGCTTAGCTAGTCAGATTGGTGCAGGATTGATGGGTGTCTTGTATGTACTTGATGAACCATCAATAGGTTTACATCAAAGAGACAATCAAAAGCTATTAAACACACTTGCCTATTTGCGTGATATTGGAAATACAGTGATTATGATAGAACACGATGAAGAAGCAATTAAACAGGCCGATTATGTAATTGATATTGGGCCTGGTGCTGGTGTACATGGAGGTGAAATAGTTGCTATTGGTATACCTAAAGATATTGAAAATAATCTTAAGTCTTTAACAGGTGATTATCTAAGTGGTCGTCAAAGTATTAAAGTTCCTACTAAACGAAAAAGTGCCAATCAATGGATTCGTATTAAAGGCGCTAAGGGTAATAGCCTTAATAATGTTGATTTGTCTATTCCTATAGGTGTGTTAACTTGTGTGACAGGCGTATCTGGTTCTGGAAAATCAACCTTAATTAATGATACTTTGTATGCTTTGGCAGCAAGGGAACTTCATCATGCACAAATAACACCTGCTGAATATGAATCAGTCGAAGGATTGAATTATCTTGATAAAATTGTTAATATTGATCAAAGTCCAATTGGACGTACACCACGTTCTAATCCAGCTACTTATACAGGTGTATTTTCGTTAGTGCGTGATTTATTTTCACAAACTTTAGAGGCAAAGTTACGTGGTTATAAAGCAGGTCGTTTTAGTTTTAATGTTAAAGGAGGTAGGTGTGAAGCGTGCAAGGGTGATGGATTGATTAAGGTAGAAATGCATTTCCTATCAGATATTTATGTATCATGTGATGTATGTCAAGGTCAGCGTTATAATCAACAAACTTTAGAAGTGTTTTATAAAGGAAAAAGCATTTCGCAGGTACTTGGTATGACTGTAGAACAGGCAATTAGGTTTTTCCAATCTATTTCTAAAATTAAACAAAAACTACAAACTCTAATGGAGGTTGGACTCTCTTATATTACTCTTGGGCAAAATGCAACTACTTTATCTGGTGGTGAAGCACAACGTATTAAATTAGCAAAGGAATTGTCAAGAATGGATACTGGACGAACGCTTTATATTCTTGATGAGCCGACAACGGGTTTGCATTTTCATGATATTAAACTTTTGTTATCAGTTATTAATAGATTATGCGAGCGTAACAATACTATTGTTATTATTGAACATAACCTTGATGTTATTAAAACTGCAGATTGGATTATTGATTTAGGACCTGAGGGAGGTAATAAGGGTGGGCAGATTATTGCATTTGGTACACCAGAAGAAGTGGCACAAGTTAAGGAATCGTATACAGGAGAATATTTAAAAACTTACGTGTAA
- the serB gene encoding phosphoserine phosphatase SerB, producing MTIIIQHSLDENIAKKISSKFQVFNTHIRHKIVSANLDDLRQQYQIDFNYLPKLDLSSIQLFVSDMDSTLINIECIDEIADFANIKREVGVITELTMQGKLDFGSSLFKRVSLLKGLSVDVLDKVYTQRLSVSPGGRSLISFFKTKFIKTAIVSGGFTYFTNRLVKDLALDYACANVLSIENNQLTGVTEGLMINAQAKSDFVKALCDKQGWSYSQVIVVGDGVNDLDMMNIAGLSVAYHAKPSVIKHVDIIINFGGLDKIIDLFNQ from the coding sequence ATGACAATTATTATTCAACATAGTTTAGATGAAAATATTGCTAAGAAAATTTCAAGCAAATTCCAAGTTTTTAATACTCATATCCGTCATAAAATAGTATCAGCTAATCTTGATGATTTAAGACAACAATATCAAATTGATTTTAACTATTTGCCTAAGCTTGACCTTTCTAGTATTCAATTGTTTGTTAGCGATATGGACTCCACCCTGATTAATATTGAATGTATTGATGAAATTGCTGATTTTGCTAATATTAAGCGAGAGGTAGGCGTTATTACTGAACTTACTATGCAAGGTAAATTGGATTTTGGTAGTTCTTTATTTAAGCGTGTCTCCTTGTTAAAAGGACTCAGTGTTGATGTGTTAGATAAGGTTTATACTCAGCGTTTATCAGTCAGTCCTGGTGGTAGATCTCTTATTTCATTTTTTAAAACTAAGTTTATTAAAACCGCTATTGTATCAGGTGGTTTTACTTATTTTACTAATCGTTTGGTTAAAGATTTAGCGCTAGATTATGCATGTGCTAATGTATTATCAATTGAAAATAATCAATTAACTGGTGTTACAGAGGGATTGATGATTAATGCACAGGCTAAGTCAGATTTTGTTAAAGCGTTGTGCGATAAACAAGGTTGGTCATATAGTCAGGTTATTGTAGTGGGCGATGGTGTTAACGATTTAGATATGATGAATATTGCTGGTTTAAGCGTTGCTTATCATGCTAAGCCTAGTGTCATAAAGCATGTTGATATTATCATTAACTTTGGCGGTTTAGATAAAATAATAGATTTATTCAATCAATAA
- a CDS encoding CDP-alcohol phosphatidyltransferase family protein: MSFSSLPNLLSILRIILTVPVVMTLLDRQYFLAMVLFFVAGITDALDGWIAKRYSFQTRLGSILDPIADKLLLVSSFMALYVIRLIPLWLLVLIFLRDFMIISGTVGCFIGSGASKNDLLSPSKLSKINTVLQIILVLFLVIVQIYPVPVQYSTIFFIIIATSTMLSGADYAWIWIEQIILQEKKNPQ; this comes from the coding sequence ATGAGTTTTTCTTCATTACCTAATTTGCTTTCAATTTTACGCATTATTTTAACAGTGCCAGTTGTTATGACTTTATTAGATCGTCAATATTTTTTAGCAATGGTATTGTTTTTTGTTGCAGGTATTACTGATGCGCTAGATGGATGGATTGCTAAACGTTATTCCTTTCAAACTAGATTAGGTTCTATTTTAGATCCGATAGCGGATAAGTTATTATTGGTTAGTAGTTTTATGGCTTTATATGTGATTAGATTAATACCATTATGGTTATTGGTATTGATTTTTTTACGTGATTTTATGATTATTTCAGGTACAGTTGGGTGTTTTATTGGCTCAGGTGCCTCTAAAAATGATTTATTATCACCTTCAAAACTTTCAAAAATTAATACTGTATTACAAATTATTTTGGTTTTATTTTTGGTAATAGTACAGATTTATCCAGTTCCGGTACAATATAGTACTATTTTCTTTATTATTATAGCCACCTCAACTATGCTTAGCGGTGCAGATTATGCATGGATTTGGATTGAACAAATTATTTTGCAAGAGAAGAAAAATCCGCAATGA
- the purM gene encoding phosphoribosylformylglycinamidine cyclo-ligase, translating into MLSLSYLDSGVNITKGNALIEQIKPIAKSTTRPEVLAGLGGFGAMFELSFNKYKHPILISSTDGVGTKLKIAQMLNKHDTIGIDLVAMCVNDLIVQGAEPLFFLDYYATSKLNTKLATSVIYGIGEGCKQSGCALIGGETAEMPGMYQGEEYDLVGFCVGITDKNKIINGTKVTIGNHIIALASSGPHSNGYSLIHKVLAQSNPTDEQLNELIKPTRIYVKSILSLIKKFSVHAISHITGGGLLENIPRVFPKNLSAKLDVNSWQLPSIFQFLQDSGNIDMMEMYRVFNCGIGMIIIVPEEQSADAIEYLNEIGEQAWLVGEIKNNQGNQVII; encoded by the coding sequence ATGTTATCACTCTCATACCTTGACTCAGGCGTTAACATTACCAAAGGTAATGCACTTATTGAACAAATCAAACCAATTGCTAAATCAACCACTAGGCCTGAAGTGTTAGCTGGTCTTGGTGGCTTTGGTGCAATGTTTGAATTATCTTTTAACAAATACAAACATCCAATCCTAATTTCAAGCACAGATGGCGTTGGTACCAAACTTAAAATAGCACAAATGTTAAATAAACACGATACAATTGGTATCGATTTAGTTGCTATGTGCGTAAATGACTTAATTGTTCAAGGGGCCGAACCATTATTTTTCCTAGATTATTATGCAACAAGTAAGTTAAATACTAAATTAGCTACATCAGTTATTTATGGTATTGGTGAAGGTTGTAAACAATCAGGTTGTGCTCTAATTGGCGGTGAAACAGCTGAAATGCCAGGCATGTACCAAGGTGAAGAATACGACCTTGTTGGTTTTTGTGTAGGTATTACTGATAAAAATAAGATAATTAATGGTACAAAAGTCACTATAGGTAACCATATTATTGCTCTAGCATCTTCAGGACCACATTCTAATGGTTACTCATTAATACACAAAGTATTAGCCCAATCAAACCCAACTGATGAACAATTAAATGAACTAATTAAACCTACTAGAATCTATGTGAAATCAATCCTATCATTGATTAAAAAATTCTCAGTACATGCTATTTCACATATTACAGGTGGGGGTTTATTGGAAAACATCCCTAGAGTATTTCCTAAAAACCTGAGCGCAAAACTTGACGTTAATTCTTGGCAACTACCTAGTATTTTTCAATTTTTACAAGATAGTGGTAATATTGACATGATGGAAATGTATCGAGTATTTAACTGTGGCATAGGCATGATTATTATTGTACCAGAAGAACAAAGTGCTGACGCCATTGAATATTTAAACGAAATAGGCGAACAAGCTTGGTTAGTAGGTGAAATTAAGAATAATCAAGGTAATCAAGTTATTATTTAA
- the purN gene encoding phosphoribosylglycinamide formyltransferase, with translation MNGVVLISGNGSNLQSIIDHSIAIDLKIRAVISNHTNAYGLKLSEHENIPTHTLSHKNFSSREKFDQALSNIINQYNPEIIILAGFMRILSAEFTHQYSGKILNTHPSLLPKFKGLNTHQRVIEAKEKQHGVSIHFVTRQLDGGPIIAQTSINIIDTDTKETLAKRVLLEEHKLFPKVIHWFTQGRLKLKGNQAILDGKILSN, from the coding sequence ATGAACGGTGTTGTTTTAATTTCTGGCAATGGTTCAAATCTACAATCAATAATTGATCATTCTATTGCAATCGATTTAAAAATTAGAGCGGTTATTAGCAATCACACCAATGCTTATGGTCTTAAACTCTCTGAACATGAAAATATTCCTACTCATACACTAAGTCATAAAAATTTTTCATCTAGAGAAAAATTTGACCAAGCGTTAAGCAATATTATTAATCAATACAATCCTGAAATTATTATTCTTGCTGGGTTTATGCGTATACTAAGCGCTGAATTTACACATCAATATTCAGGAAAAATACTTAATACTCATCCCTCGTTATTACCAAAATTTAAAGGACTAAATACCCACCAAAGAGTGATAGAAGCTAAAGAGAAACAGCACGGAGTGAGTATTCACTTTGTAACTAGACAACTTGATGGAGGTCCTATTATTGCCCAAACTAGTATTAATATTATTGATACAGATACAAAAGAGACTTTAGCAAAACGTGTTCTACTTGAGGAGCATAAATTATTCCCAAAAGTTATTCATTGGTTTACACAAGGCAGACTAAAACTTAAAGGAAATCAAGCTATACTAGATGGAAAAATATTATCAAATTAG